ACATTTTGTAATTGAAAATGGTATAGAtctaacacgcacacacacacacacaccttctatcttcttttcttttatccaaaccaaagaaaaaattagGGAGCACCCGTGTGATAATTCAAGCTTTTCACCTGGAGTTAGAAATCAGCTGACATCAACATTATCACtgcaccgcaaccaccaccaccaaccgccGCCACTTCATCCTGTTGTGTGCCAGGTGCTCGTGGGAGTGTATGCGTTGCGTGGAAATATTGAGGTAAGAGTGACAGAAAAGACAGGCAAATGTAATAAGAGTGTAAGTCATAGGTGGATGTTATgcaaaggagtgagagagaaagagtgtgtgttgtCATAGTAAGGGAGATGTGCTGGTGAGCGGTGTATCCATTTCAGCTTCCCCCAGCAGCCACACCCCAGTACAGCAGGTTTATGAGAAGGTCTCTCTCAATATATAGTGTTCCGTGTTGTTATGAAAGTCGATGTGGCTGTGGTAAATACGGAACAGATTGAAGGACGGTGCATCGTCATTAATTTCTAGCCCTCTCAGATTCAGAAGTGACACCCTGCTGTCTCACCTCCAAGTGGTATTTTTCTGCTTAATGATGCCGGGTTGATGAtgtagagagtgagggagagtggtggtgtgtggaagGGAAGCAGCTGTAGTGCAAACATAGAaccagttgttgtttttttcagatTGTATAAAAAAAGATGTCTTCAAAGCTTACATAAGTTAACAACTACATGTCACTAATTTAAGTACAATGACGCTTACGTATAATTGTATCCCATAAtaactgtatttatttttgtttgcagTATTTCCTTTAAAGAGAGCTgagggagggaaataagaggTGGCCACAAGTGAGTGGCCTTCATGCTGGGAACAAGGGGAGTTGTGCTCAGGGCAGGAGGGCGACAGTTCACCAGAGTACTAAGTGGACTAAACCCGAGTGAGGGCAGTCCAGACCAGTGCTCTGGGCCAATGGTAGCAACACGGAGCCTCTCGTCTGAAGCCCCACCCCAAGGCCCACGTGTCCCCCCAGCCTCAGGAGCCACCATGCCGGACACTGAAGCATCCTACCCAACACTGGAGAAGGTGCACCTTTCAGGAAAATGTTAATGCCACATTTAATCTTTATCCATCTTTATCTGAAACCATTCCTAAGGACTCCCTCAGACTATAACTATGGGTTCTTCTCCTGTTGGTGATCTAAGATGTTTAATCCTTTCTGCAGCAAGATCTTAATaagcataaaaaataaagaaaaggagaattaaaGTATATAGGTAATAGATTTAGTTATTTTCAGCCAGTAGTATAATACTGAGAGATAACtgtaaagcaagaagaaaaacctCAGAATGGTTAATAATTAGAAAAGACCATGCTAAGTTGCTTGTAAAGTTTCAGTGTGGTTACTGCTTACTTGACCTGACCCTTTTTCCCATCTTGCCTTTAGCTGGGACTCATTGCGGCAGAGCATGTGCGCATCAAGGACCCAGCCAAGGTTGAGGAGTTGGTCAACACCATCATAAGTGGAGGCTTCTCAAGGCTGCAGGTAAGGAATACAGTGTTATGTGATCATTGTTTGTCAAGATGATGACGTTCGTAGTTAAGTTTGcacaaatatttttttgatGGTTCACTTTTTGTGAATGCACAGTGGTACCCTggaaaaaagcaaaggaaatcACAGTgtagaaaataacaaggaaaacttgATTTTATGCAGTTAGCACTCACACTTACATGGTAATTtctaaaactaagaaaagaaaaatgtgcgcATAAAATTTTATCAAGTTGGAATTATATGACTAAAATGAATTAGTAAATCATTGACACAGGTGTTCATCATTCCATAATTTCATAATGTCTCTTTTCAGTAAACATTCATtaaatttttcccatattcTAAACTTTTATAGATTTGTATGGTCTAGTTCTTATCTAATTCTGAGTCTTCCAATAACTCAACTTTATACTATAGATACTCTGAACATCATCTCAAAGTTCAAGAATAGAACATATGTACTTCACTCTCTTATCTCACTGGCCATCCAttatatatacaacatcattGAGTTCTAagtctcttcatttccttgccAATTTTATTATACAACATCTAAGTAACCAGTCAAAAAGCTACACTAATTCACTTATCATTTATTTCAACATTTCAGCTCTTGTCATGTGTGTTATGATATGAAAAAATGGTCTCCTTTTTTTGAATATCAAGGAATGGGAATATCAAGCTGACACAACACAGGATAGAAGTTTAGAGCAGTCAATCCCAAGTCTCTTCACTGTTTCTTGgccatttgtttattattattttttgtacagTTGCAGGAAATATGGTGTCAGTGTTCTTCCAACCTGGCAATCAAGTACACAACTTTACTAATTCCTGTTTTCACTAACATTATAACATTCAGTCTACATCCTCAACCTGTTTCATCTTCTATTCTCAATTCAacatgtatttattcattcttttccataattcttagaaaaaaaaactttcctttaAAGTTTGAAGTTTAAGAATAATGATTTGGCATTTTTTGAGTATCTGCTTTCTAGTGACCCTGCTctgtaatagataaataaataaatatatatatatatatatatatatatatatatatatatatatatatatatatatatatatatatatatctttcttcttgcttttggGAAATTGATATTTAAGAAAACTTTTGAGAACctccttcatcatttcttttatccatatttttaTTACATACTAATTCAACAGGGTTCATAATTGCATGGGAATGTTAAATACAGAAGTTAACTCCTCCCAAAAGATCTTGCTAATGTGTACGGACATataagcaatgaaaaaaaaaaaaaaatcattttgaTGGATGGctgaggctctctctctctctctctctctctctctctctctctctctctctctctctctctctctctctctctctcattaagcatTGAGGAATTTATTTTGAAAAGTTGGCTTGAGAAGCAGCATCTACAGATAGATATCCTACTGATAGATATTCATAAATATTTCCTTCAAGAGTTATGTTGCCTGTTGTATGATGATGTACATAATGAAACTACTAACTCTGATTATATGGAGATTGGTTGGTTGTAAAGGAGACATTGATTGTGAAGCTGCTGGGTGTTAGTGAGTGGTCACAACGTTATTTGTGACAAATGATGTTTGCTTGTGTAACTGTTTTTCACTGAATTAAATAAATTTTGGTCTACTGCTGTGCTTGCACTATTTGAGATCAGTTTTGCTCACACactcaggtatttttttttttctttcaatgtttTGCAGTAACATTACCCATGAATCACATCATTTGATCCTGCACTAACCAGGACTATTATAATTTGTTTTTGAGGAAAGAAACAATCCATGAATCTCACTTGAACCACAGGACAACTATGTGCAATAAACAAGATAGAGTTGGATGTAAAAGTATGTAAAATGTATGTAAAAGTATCGCTGTAATCAGATAGAAAATATAATGGGATGCAGTATTGGATTATGCATTCTGACATGtaatgtaaaaggaaaagagtaatgCATCACATCCAGCACTTCATTGAAACACAGGAGAGTAGAAATGTACTTACATGTTTGACATTATCTGAGTGATCCTCCTTTCACTATCTGGtcattcctccctttcactGTCTTCACCTCAGTCCCCACTCCCACCAGTGTCTCACCACTAGTCTGCCCTCAGCTTGTGGTGGATTTTGACTTCACTCTCACCAGGGTTCACATGGGAGGACAGCGCTGCCACTGCTCTTGGGGTAAGTGGTCATCTCAAAGAGGGCAAGCCaaatatataatgtatacacTTGCTTCTAAGTAACTTTGTAATTGAAAAATGATCTTGAAACAAAATTGTGTGACAAAATTTttaccaacattttttttttattctttatttttacatagaaaagaaagaaaattaagctaAACTGTGTTGTTTGTTACACAGGAAGTCAGATTTGCATGGAAAGATGTTGCATCCCTACTAACCCTTAGTCCTAGTTTAGGAAAAGGCAGCATAGTCCTTGTCTTTTTAAAACTGTTATAATTATATGGTATGTATATATTCTCTTGTATATAATTCTTATTTTGAGCATAACGCTTGGAACAACTACTGTAGTGCTTCTTAATGCAAAgctagagacacacacacacacacacacactcacacatttaATTCTTTGATAGACCAACATTTTCTCAATCCATGAACAGTGGTATCTTACCATAAATGTTTTATTCAGATTAATgtaaatagtctctctctctctctctctctctctctctctctctctctctctctctcagtggtatCCACTATCTTTGTATAGTGTAGTAAACTGTAGATGAATTAAGAGATGATACTTCACTAATATTAAACACCCTTGTATCTGCTATTGTTCCTTATaaagggaatgaaatagtgagcTTGTCTTGACTTATTCTCATAACTTGTATATTATAGCTATTACAATAATCAGGCAGACTAATGAATCTTCTCATCTATATTCTTACGAATGGCATAATGTTTGCTCCTTTGTGATCTTGTAAAATGATGCTCATTTAGGGAACCCTGAATAATATTGTGAATCGACCTTGCTGGTTATCCTGCACTCTTGTTTAGGATCCATTTCATCTCACCTTTATATCATCACATCATCTTCCTCACTTCTTCATTTGCATATCCACGTCCAGTCACACATTCTGTGTTTGTATGGATCTTACCTCATCCTCAGGCTCTGTAAGCATCTCTTCTTTAAAAACTGATTGAAGCCTGttaataattatttcattattagcatctttaatggCCCTCTGTTGTAGGGGGCGCGGCCTGGCCACACACCTCGGCCAGGTTGGAAGAACACCGCCACTGCATTTCCTCTGTGTTGTAAAAGGCAACTAAAAAGGGATGGAGTGATGGGGCTGGGGACTCctcttccattgtttttttatttttaggggAAGGATCTAAGCCCAGCATATAGATACATTAAACCCAGTCAGGAAAATTTAGGTAAGTGAATTATTTGGAGAATTAGGTTTTTGTTAAATGAGATTTTattgtgtacacacacacacacacacacacacacacacacacacacacacacacacacacacacacacacacacacattccattaACCATAACAGTAACTATCTAAGTACAtgcacccccccacacacatgcAAATAGACTTGCTTTGGTGGTTTCATAGGATCAGAATTTTTGATAGAGCAGTTTGTCCAATGAGAAattatttaatgtttttagtgtaaatcaaaatatacaaaaaataatctGATGTGTGGGAACATGTGATGCTAGGCAAACACTTTGACTAATTTCGGCCATAGTAATCTTCCTCCCCTACTGTACCTATCTGTCAAACTATATTTTGTATATGCAAATGAGAGACAGTGCATACTACTGTTTCCTAGCCAGCATGTGTACCACAGCTTCTCACTCATGGGTGTTGAGTGTACAGCCTCTCTGGGATGTTGCGTCATTAAGAGGCTGTACGTACCTACCTAAAATTGTCATTCCCTGGGATGCAGTATGAAACTTACATCCTATACTGTACTTGCAATGACATCTTTATGCGCACTGTTGTATACTGTACATGTATActaatgtacatacatacatatatgactTCTAGGAGCATATGTGGAATGAAGCTGAAGgatgaaataggaaagaaaagccaCTAGTAAAGTAACTAAAGAGAGGATGAATgttgtagggagagagagacggcaggCAAAACTTCAACCACACAGTGAGGGAATGATTGAACTGTATAAGATGGAAATTTTTCTGCCACAGCAACTCATGTGAAGGAAGTGACTGGAGAGGGGACAAGAAATCTCATGCATAGATAGAATTGCAGATATTATGAAGAGGAATTTTAAATAAGagttatttttctgttgttctgTGAGATGGAAGCTTGTGAATCTAATGGAAATGTGAAAATTGTGATTGGGTTTAAAAACTAATTGATATACATTCTTTAATGTCAGTTTTTGTCAGTGCTTCCTATTGTTTAAGATTCATTCATCAGGATAACACACAACTTCCAGGTCATTGTGGACTATGACATGACATTGTGCAGGTATCACGTCAATGGAACACAAGCAGTATCTAGTTTTGGTGAGTGTTACTTGAGTCCTCAGTTTTGCACCCTATGGTATGGTACAGTCATGCTGGTAACATTTTGAGTCTCATATTTGTAACAAAGTTTCATACCAATTTATGGACAAAAGAAATGTACTGTATATATCTAAATCTCACATGTCCTGGATGTACTACTTGCAATGGTATTCAAATCAGTAGGTTTTCCTTGAAAGTCTGAATGAAACACATTTTGTACAAAGGCTTTTCAATTCAACCTAACAACTTTCAGCTTTAGTACCCTTAGGAATTTGTAATGAATGTAGACAAGACAAAATTATAATGGAAAATAATGTGACTTGGTAGGACTGGTTATGTAtttgttcagattttttttccctccacctatTCCTAATCCTGTCCAGAAAACATTGAATCTATAGGATAGTAGCCAGCAAAAATTGccaacagatttttttttatttggtttaaGTAAAAGCTTCAGAAAAAACCTCTGTAGGATATTTTGCTGCAGTACTCATCATATCTTTCAATATTATTCATTCCTGTTTTGAATGTGAATGGATGTGAGTGGATGTagtttcttctttacatttatGTACACAATAATTCTACCTGGAGCTGCATCTTATCCTTTGGTTCCAAGTCTCAGACACTTGATACACATCAACATGTCAGGCACTTTGCTGTGTAGAGGTTGAGAATCTCTTCCAGTGTTTTCTGTGGTTTTCTTTCTGGCACTATACCTTCTACTCAAAAAACTTTCAACATACTTCACTTCATCATTCAGATTTTTTATGTCTGCAAGACCAAACCTGTGCAATTTGTCCATACCCATTGCTTTGCTGATGCTTTCAGGCTTAAGTCTGCCTTTTCATTCCACATTTGTTTCCTCATATGTCACAGTAGCATTGAATATCTAGTTCACCAGTACATTTCACCATGTTTACAATATCACTTTGAATGGCCCAAGTTTCAGTGCCATAAAACATTTatgtgcattatttttttttttcatgtatgcaTTACTATTTATGATTATTAAACAACAATTTAATAAAATCATAAGGTAGTAGTACTACTGATAGTACTGAGAttattatttgtctatctgtataCTAGGCTGAAGGCCCATAATTGCAAATAGCCAAGACAAGGCacccgcatacacacacacacgcactcacacatgAATCCCAGCTTGGCAAGTACTTTCTTGATATAACCTAACTAATTTTTTGAGTACTTCATAATGTATTTGTTTGTTGACTTCCTGTGTAATTGTTGTAAAAGTAGCTTGACACTGGGAACAAAGTAGTGTAGAGCCTcatgcaccatcaccactgctcaGACTGTAGACGGTCATCTTTCATTGCCTTTGTTAGTCAAGAACTTAGTTACGTTCTTCAAGCAAAGGGATTAATtggttattctttcttatttctgtatTACTAAGTGTAGGTGTGTGAGGAAGTGCAGAAGGTTATCCATGTTTGATGATGTACGGGATGTGTTCTGATTAGGTGCATAACATGGATATTTGCTGAATTCACTAAACATTTCAAAATGCAACAGTGTTAGTATAATAAACACTAATTCATATTTGTTTGTGGTTGTTGTGTATGTTACTTTGATTTTCatgcctttttatttatttatttatttttttttaatttattattattttaagatatatttattcagttttatgGGGATGAATGTGGTTAACAGTTTTAAATACATATGCATAAATTGATAAACTCCTGTATGTATATGATACATAAAAGCATGAATTTTGTTGTGAATGTATATGTGGTTgtaatttgttgattttatcataattttttttttattacaatacTACTGCAGAATAGTTTGACTGAAAATAatggtattttgagtgttttgaatgTAGATATTTCTTAAATTCTGAGTTAGCCTCAAAAGAAGCAAATGATGAGGTGCACAGTTTAATAAAGAAGCATTTCAATGGATTACAGGGATCATGGACAACAGCCCAGACATGCCTGAGTATTACCGAGAAGAAGCTAACCAGCTGCTGGCCAAGTATTACCCGATTGAGGTGGACCCCAAGatgacagaggaggaaaagattccATACATGGTGGAATGGTACCAGAAGATTCATGACCTGCTTGTCAAGTGTTCCATAAAGCAGGCATCCATTGAGGGCATGGTGTCAGCCAGCAGCGCCAGATTAAGGTTAGGAAGCACATGTTATTGTGCGCGCCACAACTGGTTAATACTTAAAGTTCGCATAGTCAAGCAAAGTTCAGTAACTGAAATATTCAGTTTTTAACATGGAAAATcccattttatttatcattctttttgaTGGTCATACAATACCACAAGTTTGAGTAAGTACGCAAATACAtactgtacaggcaacccctgcttaacaaatgggttacgttcctaaaaaagcAAACCAAttttaacaagtttgacccGACATGAACTTTCATTGActgtaaacaaagcgagagtgcatcatagtacagtaaaagatttaatgaaagtaaaaattaagaagttaaacatttaagcagtttaatttaagactaagtcattataatgtacacctaaccctccgttaTTACACCCTTCCGTTATCGCgcactagaagtagtagtactacccatatcccatccacacactgacgaatgtttagataggaggagaaagatgatgatcaagaggaggaggaggagccagcagccaatcatcgCTGTGTATTCACGTCACGTGATTTGAATAAGGGAACTGATTGGTTCCATTcactctgctcaccaccacccctcagtCTCACACgtggtattctgttgttcagagctgattttcattcattccagaTTGTCATATGTTAATAAGCTACTCCAGTATTAATGGTAATAAATTTAGAGTAACAGGAAAATTTATTAGGAAATTTTTTGGGttgaggcaccaatttatttatttcctatttattcttcacttccgtTATCGTGTTTTCTGCTATTACACGGTTTTCAGGCACCAATTTTGCGCAATAACAGATGGTTAggtgtacactaatgtatgtatgtaagcaactttataatgttgatgatcttaaatttatgaagggagggagagtggagcgggaaagacgctagctggcaacctgtggaatgtaaacaaagggcacgctgtgtccacaagaggcgctggtgtattcaaaagcctgttggcttgcgtgatacagcagggctttcaaacttggacaaaattacctggataaaattttgttaaagcaagtttggtgttcattatacaagcagatggtagtaaaaggaaacgttcgttgtagcaaaatttcattgtgtgaatgttcgttaagcgggggttaccTGTACTAAGATAAACTTTGTAAGACATTGAATTAAAAAAAGCTACCACCAGTTTATGACTAGGCTCATTCAAGGCTCCTAATTCTGTGGCAGTCTTGTCTGGCATTCTTTGAATATTTATGAAATGGTCTAGCATTAGTTTGGAAGGAGGCATTAGTTGTTGAGAATGTATTGCTGTGCTACAGGGATGGATCAGAGGAGCTTTGCCAGAAGTTGCATCGTGCCGGGGTGCCTGTGCTGGTGTTGTCCGCTGGGATGGGGGATGTACTGGAGcaagttttgaggcattttaaagTCTACACTGACAATGTCAAGGTTGTGTCCAATTTCTTTAAATACAATGACCAGGTGAGGAAAGATGcaattttcagtgtattttaaAGATTACAGCTTGACCCACATATTTGCAAATTTCAACCCATCTACTATATTTCTACATTTAGTAAGTTTTTTCAATTTTGAATTATAGGCCTTGCtcaaactcattttgttgtggaaATATACTGAATGTTTCTTTGCCTGTGTGCAATGTCTTCATTTAGACTGAGCCACAAGTTCTGAGATAGTAATTGTACCTTAGGGCATCATGGTGGGCTTCAAGGGCAGCTTGATTCACATGTTTAACAAGAATGAGGATGCCATTCATTCTTCTGACTACTTTGAGAAGCTACAAAACAGGACCAATGTGATACTGATGGGGGACTCCCTAGGGGACATCAAGATGGCCCTTGGGGTGCCCCAGCCCAGCAGCGTACTCAAGATTGGTTTCCTCAATGACAAGGTGAGCATAATTGTCAGCTATCTGAAGCAAGATTGTTGAGCCTCTCTTGGTTATACTTGGATGCAT
The window above is part of the Portunus trituberculatus isolate SZX2019 chromosome 31, ASM1759143v1, whole genome shotgun sequence genome. Proteins encoded here:
- the LOC123511251 gene encoding cytosolic 5'-nucleotidase 3-like isoform X2 gives rise to the protein MLGTRGVVLRAGGRQFTRVLSGLNPSEGSPDQCSGPMVATRSLSSEAPPQGPRVPPASGATMPDTEASYPTLEKLGLIAAEHVRIKDPAKVEELVNTIISGGFSRLQVIVDYDMTLCRYHVNGTQAVSSFGIMDNSPDMPEYYREEANQLLAKYYPIEVDPKMTEEEKIPYMVEWYQKIHDLLVKCSIKQASIEGMVSASSARLRDGSEELCQKLHRAGVPVLVLSAGMGDVLEQVLRHFKVYTDNVKVVSNFFKYNDQGIMVGFKGSLIHMFNKNEDAIHSSDYFEKLQNRTNVILMGDSLGDIKMALGVPQPSSVLKIGFLNDKIVERLPAFMDNFDIVLLDDQTMDVANSIVDLLK
- the LOC123511251 gene encoding cytosolic 5'-nucleotidase 3-like isoform X1 yields the protein MLGTRGVVLRAGGRQFTRVLSGLNPSEGSPDQCSGPMVATRSLSSEAPPQGPRVPPASGATMPDTEASYPTLEKLGLIAAEHVRIKDPAKVEELVNTIISGGFSRLQLVVDFDFTLTRVHMGGQRCHCSWGIMDNSPDMPEYYREEANQLLAKYYPIEVDPKMTEEEKIPYMVEWYQKIHDLLVKCSIKQASIEGMVSASSARLRDGSEELCQKLHRAGVPVLVLSAGMGDVLEQVLRHFKVYTDNVKVVSNFFKYNDQGIMVGFKGSLIHMFNKNEDAIHSSDYFEKLQNRTNVILMGDSLGDIKMALGVPQPSSVLKIGFLNDKIVERLPAFMDNFDIVLLDDQTMDVANSIVDLLK